The Sporanaerobacter acetigenes DSM 13106 genome includes a region encoding these proteins:
- a CDS encoding DUF4330 domain-containing protein, whose protein sequence is MKIINEKGKLFGLINVIDLIVLVILALLISGGVKRVRNAKPEMVSEPKKTLVTVEVSEVRKPTIDGLVVGDPLYHYDKGTYFGEIVDVKVDSYKEPVEGDGKWILADVPEKYVATLTVEADGIETNDAIIVGGEQTRIGHQFRLKNKRVAVFGTILGVEIE, encoded by the coding sequence ATGAAGATAATAAATGAAAAAGGAAAATTATTTGGACTAATAAATGTTATTGATCTAATTGTTTTAGTAATACTTGCATTGCTTATAAGTGGTGGTGTGAAAAGAGTTAGAAATGCTAAACCCGAAATGGTATCAGAGCCTAAGAAAACCTTAGTTACAGTAGAAGTTTCTGAAGTAAGAAAACCTACTATTGATGGACTTGTAGTTGGAGATCCTCTATACCATTATGACAAAGGAACTTATTTTGGGGAAATAGTAGATGTAAAGGTTGACAGTTATAAAGAACCTGTTGAAGGTGATGGGAAATGGATTTTAGCTGATGTTCCAGAAAAATATGTTGCTACCCTTACAGTTGAAGCAGATGGAATAGAAACTAATGATGCTATAATAGTAGGTGGGGAACAAACTAGAATTGGTCATCAATTTAGACTAAAGAATAAGAGAGTAGCAGTATTTGGCACTATATTAGGTGTGGAAATTGAGTAG
- a CDS encoding transketolase, which produces MKNYEELKSIAKSLRINIIKMLEKSQSGHPGGSLSACEILTALYFKEMDIDPKNPHWEDRDRFVLSKGHGAPVLYAVLAERGYFPREELNSLRKINSMLQGHPDMKGTPGVDMTTGSLGQGLSAASGMALAGKIDKKDYRVYALVGDGEVQEGIIWEAAMSAAHYKLDNLTVFMDHNGLQIDGKNEDVMNIEPIDEKFKAFGWHVIKIDGHNFEEIFAALEEAKNTKGKPTMIIASTVKGKGVSFMENQAGWHGKAPSSEQAQQALEELGGVKND; this is translated from the coding sequence GTGAAAAATTATGAAGAATTAAAGTCCATTGCAAAAAGCTTAAGAATTAACATAATTAAAATGCTTGAAAAGTCTCAATCAGGACATCCAGGAGGGTCCCTTTCAGCTTGTGAAATTTTGACTGCTCTTTATTTTAAAGAGATGGATATTGATCCTAAAAACCCACATTGGGAAGATAGAGACAGATTTGTATTGTCAAAAGGTCATGGTGCACCAGTGCTTTATGCAGTATTAGCAGAAAGAGGATATTTTCCAAGAGAAGAATTGAACAGTCTTAGAAAGATAAATTCAATGCTTCAAGGACATCCAGATATGAAAGGAACTCCAGGAGTAGATATGACTACAGGTTCATTGGGGCAAGGCCTTTCAGCAGCTAGTGGTATGGCATTGGCAGGTAAAATTGATAAAAAAGACTATAGAGTATATGCTCTAGTAGGAGATGGGGAAGTCCAAGAAGGTATCATATGGGAAGCAGCTATGTCTGCAGCTCACTATAAGCTAGACAATTTAACAGTATTCATGGATCACAATGGTCTGCAAATTGATGGGAAAAATGAAGATGTAATGAATATTGAACCTATAGATGAAAAGTTCAAAGCCTTTGGATGGCATGTGATAAAAATAGATGGACACAATTTTGAAGAGATATTTGCTGCATTGGAAGAAGCTAAAAACACCAAAGGCAAACCTACTATGATAATAGCTAGTACAGTTAAAGGAAAAGGAGTTTCTTTTATGGAAAATCAAGCAGGATGGCATGGAAAAGCTCCAAGCAGTGAACAAGCACAACAAGCACTTGAAGAATTGGGAGGTGTTAAGAATGACTAA
- a CDS encoding WecB/TagA/CpsF family glycosyltransferase yields MDSIKIFGTRVDKVSLDEAVNIVDEFLKREGAKTIYTPNTEIIMEAREDENLKEILNNGDLIIPDGIGLIYASKIKKKPLKGRVTGFDLSMKMLEIANENEYSLFLLGGKEGISKEAGENISKKYPNIKIAGYNNGYFKGAHIGYPGHEEEIEVIEKINTSNPDILFVGFGAPKQEKWMDLYKDKLNCKVLIGNGGTMDIIAGKVKRAPEVYQKLGLEWFYRLVKEPSRIKRQMVLPKFMLKIIFGKNVVE; encoded by the coding sequence ATGGATAGTATAAAGATATTTGGTACAAGAGTTGATAAAGTAAGTTTAGATGAAGCTGTAAATATAGTAGATGAATTTCTCAAAAGAGAAGGGGCAAAGACCATATATACACCAAACACTGAAATAATAATGGAAGCTAGGGAAGATGAAAACTTAAAGGAGATATTAAACAATGGAGATTTAATCATTCCAGATGGTATAGGACTTATATATGCTTCAAAGATAAAAAAGAAGCCCTTAAAAGGGAGAGTTACGGGGTTTGACCTTTCTATGAAAATGCTCGAAATAGCTAATGAGAACGAATATAGTCTATTTTTACTAGGTGGGAAAGAAGGAATTTCTAAAGAAGCAGGAGAAAATATATCAAAAAAATATCCAAATATAAAAATAGCAGGTTACAACAATGGTTATTTTAAGGGTGCACATATAGGTTATCCTGGTCATGAGGAAGAAATAGAAGTTATTGAAAAGATAAATACATCTAATCCAGATATTTTATTTGTAGGATTTGGAGCTCCAAAACAAGAAAAATGGATGGATTTATATAAAGATAAATTAAATTGCAAGGTTCTCATAGGAAATGGAGGAACCATGGATATAATTGCAGGAAAAGTAAAAAGGGCTCCAGAAGTTTATCAAAAGCTAGGATTAGAATGGTTTTACAGACTTGTAAAAGAACCATCAAGGATAAAAAGACAAATGGTACTTCCAAAATTCATGTTAAAAATCATATTTGGCAAAAACGTAGTGGAATAG
- a CDS encoding ABC transporter permease — MNIKTKNIGTKFMKIIFYLVIFWFLIGYVLYPAVNTLITSLSNNGVFTLDYYKEFFTSNTNITALKNTLVLGFATVLVCGIIGTFLAFYVNFFDFPFRKTIHRILLTPIMLPGIIIVIAFIQLYGESGLVTKTIELLLNLDTIPYKFSGFKGILFVHAYTQYVYFYMNTSVAIKYLDYSLIESARNLGASKTKIFFTIILPMISPALIASSIITFMSGISSFSAPNLLGDTYRVMSTQILLSKANKHMEMAAVQVMILLLVSITFLLLLRYYENHNKFSTSVKGTPFKPVKIKNRIVRLIFTIICLSSIIMIILPILTIVLLSFVKPGTWMIEIFPKEFSLDNYVKIFTKKRTFLPFKNSIHMSIMASLFGLVIAVPCSYIIVKTNNKSKIAIEILSMLPWAMPASTIAINLINTFNKPNIFAFQNVLIGGYMILPLAYSISLFPLIVRSTNVALSSLSDNLEEASRSLGATWWHTFMHVTIPIITPGILSGTILGFIRSIGEYGISAFLYGVSNKPISIAMVNALYDFDIGLSMAYGVLVVILSSILTMIIMKIEDSNF, encoded by the coding sequence ATGAATATAAAAACAAAAAACATTGGAACTAAGTTTATGAAAATTATCTTTTATTTGGTTATATTCTGGTTTTTGATTGGATATGTTCTATATCCAGCTGTAAATACTCTTATTACCAGCCTTTCAAATAACGGAGTATTTACTTTAGACTATTATAAAGAGTTTTTTACGTCTAATACCAATATTACTGCATTAAAAAACACCTTGGTTTTAGGCTTTGCAACTGTTTTAGTATGTGGAATAATAGGAACTTTCTTGGCTTTCTATGTGAATTTTTTTGATTTTCCCTTTAGAAAAACAATTCACAGAATCCTATTGACTCCTATAATGCTGCCGGGAATAATTATAGTAATTGCCTTTATACAGCTATATGGAGAAAGCGGCTTAGTTACTAAGACTATAGAATTACTTTTAAATTTAGACACAATTCCTTACAAGTTTTCTGGATTTAAAGGTATATTATTTGTGCATGCATATACCCAATATGTATATTTTTATATGAATACATCCGTTGCAATCAAATACCTTGATTATTCTTTAATAGAATCTGCCAGAAATCTAGGAGCATCAAAGACAAAAATATTCTTTACTATAATACTCCCAATGATATCCCCCGCACTTATAGCTTCTAGTATTATAACCTTTATGTCTGGCATTAGCTCATTTTCGGCTCCAAATTTGCTAGGTGATACTTATAGAGTAATGAGTACTCAAATACTCTTATCAAAAGCAAATAAGCATATGGAAATGGCAGCAGTACAAGTAATGATACTATTATTAGTATCCATTACATTTTTATTATTACTTAGATATTATGAAAACCACAACAAATTCTCAACATCAGTAAAAGGCACCCCATTCAAGCCAGTAAAGATAAAAAACAGAATAGTGAGACTTATTTTTACAATAATTTGTTTGTCATCTATCATAATGATTATATTGCCAATACTTACAATTGTACTATTATCTTTCGTAAAACCAGGCACATGGATGATTGAAATATTCCCAAAAGAATTTAGCTTGGATAACTATGTTAAAATTTTTACAAAAAAAAGAACATTTTTACCTTTTAAAAATAGTATTCACATGTCTATTATGGCCTCTTTGTTTGGGCTAGTTATCGCTGTGCCTTGCTCTTATATTATAGTAAAAACTAACAACAAGTCCAAAATTGCAATAGAAATACTATCTATGTTACCTTGGGCTATGCCTGCAAGTACTATAGCCATCAATCTTATAAATACTTTTAATAAGCCTAATATATTTGCATTTCAAAATGTATTAATAGGTGGATATATGATTTTGCCACTAGCCTATTCAATCAGTTTGTTCCCGCTTATTGTTAGAAGTACCAATGTGGCATTGTCTAGTTTAAGTGATAATCTAGAAGAAGCTTCAAGAAGTTTAGGTGCTACTTGGTGGCATACATTTATGCATGTAACTATTCCTATCATAACTCCTGGAATACTATCAGGTACCATACTAGGCTTTATAAGAAGTATAGGAGAATACGGTATTTCTGCATTTTTATACGGAGTATCTAATAAGCCTATATCCATTGCTATGGTCAATGCCTTATATGATTTTGACATAGGATTATCTATGGCCTATGGAGTCTTAGTTGTCATATTAAGCAGCATATTGACTATGATTATTATGAAAATAGAAGATTCAAATTTTTAG
- the csaB gene encoding polysaccharide pyruvyl transferase CsaB, whose protein sequence is MEAKERILISGYYGFDNSGDDAILKAIVKDLRENSENVEIVALSNKPSHTKRIYGIEAINRFKMREVRRAIKSCDLFISGGGSLLQDVTSTRSILYYLLLMNLAKRHKKPVMVYANGIGPINKKFNRFLTKRILNKVDLITLRDEDSKKFLEQLGVKNTNIHVTADPVFTLIPSTEERISEIFEIENIPLERPMIGISVRQWKNNDELVSTIAKTIDYILGSYDVNVLLIPMHYPEDLDISMKIKENVNRGNCYLLKEMYSVEDIMGIIKKMELIIAMRLHSLIYAATQGTPMIGLIYDPKIEGFLKFIDMEYMCHIEDIELVELYTDIDNVWKNKDNIRRNLMKKDEKLKEKALENVKMALNLVEEGGKNG, encoded by the coding sequence ATGGAAGCAAAAGAAAGAATACTCATTTCTGGATACTACGGGTTTGATAATAGCGGCGATGATGCTATTTTAAAAGCTATAGTTAAGGATTTAAGAGAAAATAGTGAGAACGTTGAAATTGTAGCACTCTCAAACAAACCTTCCCATACAAAAAGAATATATGGGATCGAAGCCATAAATAGATTCAAAATGAGGGAAGTTAGGAGAGCTATAAAAAGCTGTGATCTATTCATAAGTGGTGGAGGAAGTTTACTACAAGATGTGACTAGCACTAGATCTATACTCTATTATTTATTGCTTATGAATTTGGCAAAGAGGCATAAAAAGCCAGTAATGGTATATGCCAATGGAATCGGGCCTATAAATAAAAAATTTAATAGATTTTTAACCAAAAGAATTTTAAACAAAGTAGATTTAATTACCCTAAGAGATGAAGATTCTAAAAAATTTCTAGAGCAATTGGGAGTTAAAAATACCAATATTCATGTCACTGCAGATCCTGTATTCACACTAATTCCATCTACTGAAGAGAGAATATCAGAAATATTTGAAATAGAGAATATACCTTTAGAAAGGCCTATGATTGGAATATCAGTTAGACAGTGGAAGAACAACGATGAATTGGTCTCTACTATAGCTAAAACTATAGACTATATTTTAGGCAGCTATGATGTGAATGTGTTGCTTATTCCTATGCACTATCCAGAAGATTTAGATATAAGCATGAAAATAAAAGAAAATGTAAATAGGGGAAACTGTTATTTACTCAAAGAAATGTATAGCGTAGAAGATATAATGGGTATCATAAAAAAAATGGAACTTATAATTGCTATGAGACTTCATTCATTGATATATGCCGCTACTCAAGGTACTCCTATGATTGGGTTAATATATGATCCTAAAATTGAGGGCTTTTTAAAGTTTATAGACATGGAATATATGTGTCATATTGAAGATATAGAGCTTGTAGAATTGTACACTGACATTGACAATGTGTGGAAAAATAAAGACAATATACGAAGAAATTTGATGAAAAAAGATGAAAAGTTAAAAGAAAAAGCATTAGAAAATGTAAAAATGGCCTTGAACCTTGTAGAAGAGGGTGGTAAAAATGGATAG
- a CDS encoding transketolase family protein has product MTNSMATREAYGEALKKLGSMNKDVVVLDADLSGSTKTAVFKKEYPDRFFNIGIAEQNLMGTAAGLSTAGKIPFASTFSVFATGRAFEIIRNSICYPKLNVKIAATHAGLTVGEDGATHQSVEDISLMRSLPNMVVLNPADGVEAEKCIMKAAEYKGPVYIRLGRSKVPTIFDENYNFEIGKGVLLKDGSDATIIATGIMVSKALEASEMLEKEGKSIRVINMSTIKPIDSDIIIKAAKETKKIITAEEHSIIGGLGSAVAEVLSENYPVPLKRIGINDTFGESGTADDVLEKYGLTVENIVKTTKDFI; this is encoded by the coding sequence ATGACTAATTCTATGGCTACAAGAGAGGCCTATGGAGAAGCACTAAAGAAATTGGGAAGTATGAATAAAGACGTAGTAGTACTAGATGCAGACCTTTCTGGTTCTACAAAGACTGCTGTGTTTAAAAAAGAATATCCTGATAGATTTTTCAATATAGGTATAGCAGAACAAAATCTTATGGGTACAGCAGCAGGATTGTCTACAGCAGGTAAAATTCCTTTTGCCAGCACTTTTTCTGTATTTGCCACTGGAAGAGCTTTTGAAATAATTAGAAATTCTATATGCTATCCAAAATTAAATGTAAAAATTGCTGCAACTCATGCAGGGCTTACAGTTGGAGAAGATGGAGCAACCCATCAATCTGTTGAAGATATAAGTCTTATGAGATCTCTTCCAAACATGGTAGTTTTAAATCCAGCAGATGGAGTAGAAGCAGAAAAATGTATAATGAAAGCTGCTGAATACAAAGGGCCAGTATATATAAGACTTGGAAGAAGTAAAGTACCTACAATATTTGATGAAAATTATAATTTTGAAATAGGAAAAGGTGTACTATTAAAAGATGGTTCTGATGCAACTATCATAGCTACAGGTATTATGGTTTCAAAAGCATTGGAAGCGAGTGAAATGCTAGAAAAAGAAGGCAAATCCATAAGAGTTATAAATATGTCAACCATAAAACCTATAGACAGTGATATCATCATTAAGGCAGCAAAAGAAACAAAGAAAATAATCACGGCAGAAGAACATAGTATCATTGGAGGATTGGGTAGTGCCGTAGCAGAAGTACTTTCAGAAAACTATCCAGTGCCACTAAAGAGAATAGGAATCAATGATACCTTTGGTGAGTCAGGAACAGCCGATGATGTACTCGAAAAATATGGTTTAACCGTAGAAAATATCGTAAAAACAACAAAAGATTTTATATAA
- a CDS encoding YitT family protein has translation MKTSEKWYKEIISYVGIALGVFLMAVSLNFFLEPNAIAPGGVTGLAVVIKRGTGIPVYITNLIINIPLFIIGIKMLGKAFGAKTLFATLTLSFFFKIVPYEVVTKDLLLSSVFGGVLMGVGLGIVFKSGGTTGGTDLAGAILNKVIPRFSISTFMMAIDICVVIIAGIADKRIETSLYSIIALYSAIKIVDLILEGAGYVKAFLIITEKPEEMSKVLVEDLNRGVTLFKGKGMYTKEDKDVLLCVVNRSQFAKVKDIVTMVDENAFVMVTEMYEVIGEGFKRVK, from the coding sequence ATGAAAACAAGTGAAAAATGGTATAAAGAAATTATTTCTTATGTGGGAATTGCTCTAGGAGTTTTTCTAATGGCTGTTTCGCTAAACTTTTTTTTAGAGCCCAATGCTATTGCTCCAGGAGGAGTTACTGGTCTTGCGGTTGTAATCAAAAGAGGGACTGGCATACCAGTATATATTACAAACTTGATTATAAATATACCATTATTTATTATAGGAATTAAAATGTTGGGGAAAGCTTTTGGTGCGAAAACTCTTTTTGCGACATTGACACTTTCATTTTTCTTTAAGATTGTTCCCTATGAAGTAGTCACCAAGGACTTGTTGTTATCATCTGTATTTGGTGGAGTGCTTATGGGCGTAGGATTAGGAATAGTATTTAAATCTGGTGGAACTACTGGAGGAACTGATTTAGCTGGAGCAATACTAAACAAGGTTATTCCAAGATTCAGCATATCAACTTTTATGATGGCTATAGACATATGTGTTGTAATTATAGCCGGTATTGCTGATAAAAGGATTGAAACTTCTCTTTATTCAATCATAGCATTATATTCGGCTATTAAAATAGTAGATTTGATTCTTGAAGGGGCAGGTTATGTAAAGGCCTTTTTAATAATTACAGAGAAACCAGAAGAAATGAGCAAGGTTCTTGTGGAAGATTTAAATAGAGGAGTTACACTATTTAAAGGAAAAGGTATGTACACAAAAGAAGATAAAGATGTACTTCTTTGTGTTGTAAATAGATCACAGTTTGCAAAAGTAAAAGATATAGTCACTATGGTAGATGAAAATGCTTTTGTCATGGTGACTGAAATGTATGAAGTAATAGGTGAAGGCTTTAAAAGAGTAAAATAA
- a CDS encoding O-antigen ligase family protein: MVVEKLKQRQYILPILLGIVFGLIYFKLPLKYFAFAFVGFLVVVATLHDVRIGAFLAVFIMPYMPDILNLVFMLFVLAAFIYRGTFRSISPLTKNSIDMPIALFVIAIIISTITSINVQGSFRDLAIHLVSLSFVFVITNTIKDKEDLNILLTTMVFTAVLVSLYGLYQYKVGVEMEDKWLDVSNNSGITTRVFSVFGNPNILAEYLIMTTPISIALFWETKEMHKKFIFLLTSLLLMGTLVLTFSRGGWVGFAFGILVFVLLVEKRLLLLLIPLGLGAMKFLPPTVVNRILSIGNFADSSNNYRIKIWKITLDIIKDHKIAGVGFGYIPFKQTFESYIRTMPAYHAHNTYLETMAEMGIPGLIVLIVFIFILYKYSIKTLVKGQDRWTKIISAGVISGISALLAQGAVESVFYLPKIIITFWTLVSFILVLMRISEEFREIG, from the coding sequence ATGGTGGTAGAAAAATTAAAACAAAGACAGTATATCCTTCCCATATTGCTAGGAATAGTATTTGGACTAATTTATTTTAAACTTCCTTTAAAATATTTTGCATTTGCATTTGTAGGATTTTTGGTAGTTGTTGCAACATTACATGATGTGAGAATAGGAGCTTTTTTGGCTGTATTTATAATGCCTTATATGCCCGATATTTTAAATCTTGTGTTTATGTTGTTTGTATTGGCGGCATTTATATATAGGGGAACTTTTAGAAGTATAAGTCCTTTAACTAAAAATTCTATAGATATGCCTATTGCACTTTTTGTCATTGCAATCATTATTTCCACTATTACATCTATAAATGTTCAAGGAAGTTTTAGAGATTTAGCTATTCATTTAGTGTCTTTGAGTTTTGTATTTGTCATAACCAATACAATAAAGGATAAGGAGGACCTGAATATACTCCTTACAACTATGGTCTTTACAGCAGTATTGGTTTCATTGTATGGATTGTACCAGTATAAAGTTGGGGTGGAAATGGAAGACAAATGGTTAGATGTCTCAAACAATTCAGGGATTACAACAAGGGTTTTTTCTGTATTCGGGAATCCCAATATATTAGCTGAATATTTGATAATGACTACGCCTATTTCCATTGCTCTTTTTTGGGAGACCAAAGAAATGCATAAGAAATTTATTTTCTTATTGACTTCTCTTCTTTTAATGGGGACTTTGGTATTGACTTTTTCCAGAGGTGGTTGGGTTGGATTTGCCTTTGGTATACTAGTATTTGTTCTACTTGTAGAAAAAAGATTGCTTTTATTGTTGATACCACTGGGACTTGGTGCCATGAAATTTCTGCCACCAACAGTGGTAAATAGAATATTGAGCATTGGAAACTTTGCAGATTCATCTAACAATTATAGAATAAAAATTTGGAAAATAACATTAGATATCATAAAGGATCACAAGATTGCCGGAGTTGGATTTGGATATATTCCATTTAAGCAAACTTTTGAATCCTATATTAGAACAATGCCTGCTTATCATGCTCACAATACCTATCTTGAGACTATGGCAGAAATGGGTATTCCAGGGCTTATAGTGCTTATAGTATTTATATTTATACTATATAAATACTCTATAAAAACTTTAGTGAAAGGCCAAGATAGATGGACTAAAATCATTTCAGCAGGTGTGATTTCAGGTATAAGTGCTCTACTTGCTCAAGGAGCTGTAGAAAGTGTTTTTTATTTACCTAAGATAATAATTACTTTTTGGACCTTAGTATCTTTCATACTAGTTCTTATGAGAATATCAGAAGAATTTAGGGAGATTGGTTAA
- a CDS encoding ABC transporter ATP-binding protein: METLRLENIDKKFGDNIALNNINFSIDEGKLFTFLGPSGCGKTTILRIIAGFLEPDNGKVYIGNKDITNLPPESREVGMVFQNYALFPHLNVYENIAYGLKVKKLPKKTIDEKVNYYLKLVNLSEYSNRKIYELSGGEQQRVALARSLAIEPKILLLDEPLSNLDAKLRDKMRMEIRELQQKLGITTIFVTHDQGEALTISDKIAVFDKGICVQIGTPREVYNNPTNSFVASFIGETNLFKVNDILPFNIPSNKKGEFISIRPQEIELTREFDGDKNSFRARIESIQFNGISMDYICNIDGTKLKVTMLNTENSGNGLSINDEICLKINPDSIKVID, encoded by the coding sequence ATGGAAACATTACGCTTAGAAAACATAGATAAAAAATTCGGTGACAATATAGCATTAAATAATATAAATTTTTCTATTGATGAAGGAAAGCTATTTACATTTTTAGGCCCATCTGGTTGTGGAAAAACTACTATATTAAGAATTATTGCAGGATTTTTAGAGCCTGATAATGGTAAGGTCTACATAGGTAATAAAGATATTACTAATCTACCACCAGAATCTAGAGAAGTAGGAATGGTGTTTCAAAACTATGCTCTTTTCCCTCATTTAAATGTTTATGAAAATATAGCCTATGGTCTTAAAGTCAAAAAGCTCCCTAAAAAAACAATAGATGAAAAAGTAAATTATTACCTTAAATTAGTAAACTTAAGTGAATATAGTAATAGAAAAATATATGAATTATCAGGAGGAGAGCAGCAAAGAGTAGCTCTTGCTAGATCCCTAGCAATAGAACCCAAAATACTTCTTTTAGATGAACCTCTTTCAAATCTAGATGCAAAACTTAGGGATAAAATGAGAATGGAAATAAGAGAACTACAACAAAAGCTAGGGATTACTACTATATTTGTAACCCATGATCAAGGAGAAGCCCTAACTATATCGGATAAAATAGCTGTTTTTGATAAGGGAATATGTGTACAAATAGGAACTCCAAGAGAAGTTTATAATAACCCTACAAATAGCTTTGTAGCTTCATTTATAGGCGAAACTAACTTATTTAAAGTAAATGATATTCTCCCCTTCAACATACCTTCAAATAAAAAAGGAGAGTTTATATCTATACGGCCACAGGAAATTGAGCTAACAAGAGAATTTGATGGGGACAAGAACAGTTTTAGAGCTAGAATTGAAAGTATTCAATTTAATGGAATATCTATGGATTACATATGTAATATAGATGGCACAAAACTAAAAGTTACAATGCTAAATACTGAAAACTCAGGAAATGGCTTATCTATAAACGATGAAATTTGCCTAAAGATTAATCCTGATTCCATAAAAGTAATAGATTAA
- a CDS encoding extracellular solute-binding protein has product MKKFLSLIIAVILTLSLVACGNDTTKNEQTPPSSEEQGSESQQDAVELEDKLVIYSTHPEDMLEFLAEEFEKETGVTVEFINLRGELADRVRAEKENPQSDIMYGGASSLFIDLNKEGLFEKYIPTWDKDIDPMYKDSEGYWYGTIQTPVMIFYNNEMLSEEEAPKDWYDLSKPEFKDNIVTRNTLSSSIRATYASLLYQFDKEGKIDDGWEFMKEMESNIKNYYGSGSLQFQAVGRKEAAISYAVLSSIIDNIEENDMPLTIVDAESGSPVITDAIAVIKGAKHPKAAEAFVEFAGSPEIQAKLANDFNRLPTHPEAIKNGKQWMKESNYKVMDVDWSVVSEKEAEWLQKWDTDIKDGNKEVNE; this is encoded by the coding sequence ATGAAAAAATTTCTTAGTTTAATAATTGCAGTAATTTTAACCCTTAGCTTAGTAGCTTGTGGAAATGATACTACTAAAAATGAACAAACCCCTCCTTCTTCAGAAGAACAGGGCTCAGAAAGTCAACAAGATGCAGTGGAACTTGAAGACAAATTAGTTATATATTCTACTCATCCTGAGGACATGCTTGAATTTCTAGCTGAGGAATTCGAAAAAGAAACTGGTGTCACTGTTGAGTTCATCAACCTTCGTGGTGAATTAGCAGATAGAGTACGTGCTGAAAAAGAAAATCCTCAATCTGATATAATGTATGGTGGTGCTTCATCCCTATTTATAGACCTTAATAAAGAAGGTTTATTTGAAAAGTACATACCTACATGGGATAAGGATATCGACCCAATGTACAAAGATTCAGAAGGATATTGGTATGGTACTATCCAAACTCCTGTAATGATATTCTATAATAACGAAATGTTAAGTGAAGAAGAAGCTCCAAAAGACTGGTATGATCTATCAAAACCAGAGTTTAAAGATAATATAGTAACTAGAAATACACTATCTTCATCTATTAGAGCTACATATGCTAGTTTACTTTATCAATTCGACAAAGAAGGTAAAATAGATGATGGTTGGGAATTTATGAAAGAGATGGAATCCAATATTAAGAACTATTATGGTAGTGGTTCACTTCAATTCCAAGCAGTAGGACGTAAAGAAGCAGCTATAAGCTATGCTGTTCTTAGTTCAATAATAGACAATATTGAAGAAAACGATATGCCACTTACTATAGTAGATGCAGAAAGTGGATCACCTGTAATCACAGATGCTATAGCAGTCATCAAAGGAGCAAAGCATCCTAAAGCAGCTGAAGCTTTTGTAGAATTTGCAGGCAGTCCTGAAATTCAAGCTAAATTAGCAAATGATTTCAACCGTCTACCTACTCATCCTGAAGCAATAAAAAATGGTAAACAGTGGATGAAGGAAAGCAATTATAAAGTAATGGATGTAGATTGGTCTGTAGTTTCTGAAAAAGAAGCTGAATGGTTACAAAAATGGGACACAGATATAAAGGACGGCAACAAAGAAGTAAATGAATAG